AGAGTTGGTAATCCGCGGTCTCGAAAAATGAAGGAATGACAATTCCGGAGTGCGCTTCCCCGGGGCCGGCCATCGCGCAAACGACGCAGACGACCGACGGCACAGGTAGCTCTGCCACGGCATGAGGCGGAACCCCGGGCGCCAGTCCGCCGTCCGAACGCGAAGCGACGATGGAACCACGATGATTCGCGTTCGCCACTTGCGCGCGCTCCAGCGCACTGGTAGCCGCCGTGAGGGTCCAGAATTTTCTCGTCGCGAAAGCATGATCATTGGCCCGGTTCCAAAATATCCTTGCTCCAGTTGCAAATGATTTTGACCTTCCCGCCATCCACGTACTCCGCCCAGAGATCGAAACTGGCAGGATTGTTGGTCGCCTGTGTGCGGACATAATGCCACGGGTTGAGTCCCTTCACGGAAGTCGGCTGATTGACCGCCGTCAACGGCCATGGCACCGGCACCACCAGCACCTCCAGTTCGCCTTGTAACGAAGCCGAGGCAGGATTAATGACCGCGTGTTGCCCTGCTTTCAAATGAGGCAGGAAGGATACAATCTTTTTCGGGTCTGTATCGGCGTTCTCAATGCCGTCAACCCCGAAGCAGCTTGAGAGCGTCGAGCTTCCAAATCCAGCTGTCCGGTTTGGCAAATGGAACATGCCGTTGCGGTTATTCTCCACGATCACACCCGACAGCTCGTAAAAAAGCGAATTGCTGACGGAATTGACAACGACAACCGGTGCGCGTCTGACCACATTATCCGGTGGATAATGGCCGAACTTCGCGTTGTACGCCTCGATTGCAGTAGCCAACGCGT
This is a stretch of genomic DNA from Candidatus Angelobacter sp.. It encodes these proteins:
- a CDS encoding type II secretion system protein, which translates into the protein MKPIHTRVDQNNARPTDGGRSYRARRVTCFHAFTLIELLVVIGIIALLAGLVVGGTRYAGSKMKEDRIRTELNALATAIEAYNAKFGHYPPDNVVRRAPVVVVNSVSNSLFYELSGVIVENNRNGMFHLPNRTAGFGSSTLSSCFGVDGIENADTDPKKIVSFLPHLKAGQHAVINPASASLQGELEVLVVPVPWPLTAVNQPTSVKGLNPWHYVRTQATNNPASFDLWAEYVDGGKVKIICNWSKDILEPGQ